A region of Nostoc sp. 'Peltigera membranacea cyanobiont' N6 DNA encodes the following proteins:
- a CDS encoding GNAT family N-acetyltransferase, whose protein sequence is MRTKVELICGQDNTIVEADLVELLQKHVNDYANKWKEQLNLHDQSDKFWDWDFKLEFIINRQANREGYAIEYEDETQGLMLIETQMHGSRLEEGKRLVYIDGIATAPWNRTYIQSPPKLKGVGTAFLAFARTRSLELGFEGRVGLHSLPGVEEFYDNQGMIDVGEDEDYDDLVYFEYGVFRSPV, encoded by the coding sequence ATGCGAACAAAAGTAGAACTAATTTGCGGTCAAGATAACACGATTGTGGAAGCAGATTTAGTGGAGCTATTGCAAAAGCACGTCAATGATTATGCCAACAAGTGGAAAGAACAATTGAACCTGCACGACCAATCAGACAAATTTTGGGACTGGGATTTTAAACTGGAGTTTATCATTAATAGACAAGCAAACCGTGAAGGCTATGCGATTGAATACGAAGATGAAACTCAAGGGTTAATGCTGATTGAAACCCAAATGCACGGTTCTCGTCTAGAAGAGGGAAAACGCTTGGTATATATTGACGGTATAGCTACTGCACCTTGGAATCGGACATATATCCAAAGTCCGCCAAAATTAAAAGGTGTTGGAACTGCATTTTTGGCGTTTGCCAGAACTCGCAGTTTAGAGCTAGGTTTTGAGGGCAGAGTAGGGTTACATTCATTACCGGGAGTAGAAGAATTTTATGATAACCAAGGCATGATTGATGTGGGAGAAGATGAAGATTATGACGATCTAGTTTACTTTGAGTATGGAGTTTTTCGTTCTCCTGTATGA
- a CDS encoding DUF5674 family protein — MILIIREPASREEIDEMVKTWDVFIKIAVDIERKVLAGGGVRHYECEQELLKDGSRQRDIWGVDWSPLTQEIVFESIINIRPSQNNRSMIIQSNQIREQVSQITKQLLGGL; from the coding sequence TTGATTTTAATAATCCGTGAGCCTGCTAGTCGTGAAGAAATAGACGAAATGGTGAAAACTTGGGATGTATTCATTAAAATAGCAGTAGACATCGAACGCAAAGTTCTTGCAGGTGGTGGCGTTCGCCATTACGAATGTGAACAAGAGTTACTTAAAGACGGTAGCAGACAACGAGATATTTGGGGTGTGGATTGGTCTCCTTTGACTCAGGAAATCGTGTTTGAGTCAATCATCAACATTCGCCCAAGCCAGAATAACCGTAGTATGATAATACAGTCTAACCAAATTCGAGAACAAGTTAGCCAAATTACCAAGCAATTGCTAGGAGGATTGTAA
- a CDS encoding peroxiredoxin-like family protein: protein MNPYNILNQTELQCVSDGITRPLLENCETASHILILVWPQLGDFDSLEYAWWLQRKAKKLTPEKLTIRAVGIGSRTSGTRFCQYTGFPPENLFVEPNAELHHQLKLYSGLNLTIPGLSVSHQAWLNLMLMCAGFGSPGTLREVFRGYRGDRQAPQLIEDDEIIQGTPLPAFKGSFFRLAGPNGFQRPFELATLRLRNMVEVLSNWHSYVPNSAYLTQRGGTFLFDSKGQLLYSHRDPGILGFAANMSQPLSFLSLIEANSFTMGDA, encoded by the coding sequence ATGAATCCCTACAATATCCTTAATCAGACTGAACTTCAGTGTGTTAGTGATGGCATAACCCGACCCCTACTAGAAAATTGCGAGACTGCCTCACATATCCTGATTTTAGTCTGGCCACAACTTGGGGATTTTGATAGTCTTGAATATGCATGGTGGTTACAGCGCAAAGCTAAAAAATTGACTCCTGAAAAACTCACTATTCGTGCAGTGGGAATTGGCTCACGCACCTCTGGAACAAGATTCTGTCAATATACAGGATTTCCACCCGAAAATTTATTTGTTGAACCCAATGCAGAACTACATCACCAACTCAAACTTTATTCAGGTCTGAATCTGACTATACCTGGACTTTCTGTGTCTCATCAAGCTTGGCTAAATCTAATGTTAATGTGTGCAGGGTTTGGAAGTCCGGGAACGCTAAGAGAAGTTTTTCGGGGATACAGGGGAGATCGTCAAGCCCCTCAACTCATTGAAGATGATGAAATTATTCAAGGTACTCCTCTACCTGCTTTTAAAGGCTCGTTTTTCCGATTAGCTGGCCCAAATGGTTTTCAACGTCCCTTTGAATTAGCAACTCTACGACTACGTAATATGGTGGAAGTTCTGAGCAATTGGCACAGTTATGTACCGAATTCTGCCTACTTAACTCAGCGTGGTGGAACTTTTTTGTTTGATAGCAAAGGCCAGTTACTTTACTCTCATCGAGATCCAGGAATTCTGGGCTTTGCTGCTAATATGAGTCAGCCTCTATCATTTTTATCCTTGATCGAAGCAAATAGCTTTACGATGGGTGATGCGTAA
- a CDS encoding AAA family ATPase: MLKELHLQQVGPAAHFDVAFADRLNIFTGDNGLGKSFLLDIAWWVMTTNWAEQPAYPQRVRGENPQITAVVSNKKNIREYQSQFDFSEQQWRNLQMPPLLKEVVIYVRVDGSFSIFDPARQRDIPFDFNPNTLWNGLKSKDKVICNGLIQDWVTWQNQPNKYPFELFSNVIKKLAPHPSEWIEVGETTRVSIEDVRDIPTVNLPYGNVPVTQTSAGMKRILGLAYLLVWTWYEHKKASELRQQKPVNQIVLLIDEIESHLHPRWQRVILPAILSVVTELQPRMKIQALVTTHSPLVLASLEPNFNEQEDQLFLFKLQDTEVSLDEVPWSKQGDIVGWLTSDIFGLKQARSKEAEIAIEAAEAWMRDDDMNAFPENLRIPTQIHQELQRVLPGHDPFWPRWIVTTEKRNSGLSGV, translated from the coding sequence ATGTTAAAAGAACTTCACCTCCAACAAGTTGGTCCTGCTGCCCATTTTGATGTCGCATTTGCCGATAGGCTCAATATATTTACAGGTGATAATGGTTTAGGTAAAAGTTTTTTACTTGATATTGCATGGTGGGTGATGACTACAAATTGGGCGGAGCAACCAGCGTACCCACAGCGAGTCAGAGGTGAAAATCCACAAATTACAGCCGTAGTTAGCAATAAAAAAAATATAAGAGAGTATCAGAGCCAGTTTGATTTTTCTGAACAGCAATGGCGTAATTTACAAATGCCGCCTTTATTAAAAGAAGTAGTTATTTATGTGCGGGTTGATGGTAGCTTTTCGATTTTTGACCCAGCTCGCCAACGCGATATTCCTTTTGACTTTAATCCAAATACACTTTGGAATGGATTAAAGTCAAAAGATAAAGTTATTTGTAATGGTCTAATTCAAGATTGGGTTACATGGCAGAATCAACCCAATAAATATCCATTTGAACTCTTTTCTAATGTCATTAAAAAACTTGCACCTCACCCTTCCGAATGGATAGAAGTGGGAGAAACAACGCGAGTTTCTATTGAAGACGTGCGCGATATTCCTACAGTTAACCTACCTTACGGGAATGTTCCTGTTACTCAAACATCAGCCGGAATGAAGCGTATTCTGGGACTAGCTTATTTACTAGTGTGGACTTGGTACGAACATAAAAAAGCTTCAGAACTACGACAACAAAAGCCAGTAAATCAGATAGTTTTACTAATCGATGAAATTGAATCTCATTTGCATCCTCGTTGGCAGAGGGTGATTTTACCAGCTATTTTATCTGTGGTGACAGAATTACAACCCAGGATGAAGATACAGGCTTTAGTAACTACTCATTCTCCACTTGTTCTTGCTTCCTTAGAACCAAATTTTAATGAGCAAGAAGATCAACTATTTTTATTTAAATTACAAGATACAGAGGTTAGCCTTGACGAAGTACCTTGGTCAAAACAAGGGGACATAGTTGGATGGTTAACCTCAGACATTTTTGGACTCAAACAAGCCCGTTCCAAAGAAGCAGAAATCGCAATTGAAGCAGCAGAGGCTTGGATGCGTGATGATGATATGAATGCGTTTCCAGAAAATCTGAGAATACCAACACAAATTCATCAGGAACTTCAAAGAGTTTTACCAGGACATGACCCATTTTGGCCCCGTTGGATAGTTACAACGGAGAAAAGAAATTCTGGGTTATCAGGGGTATAA
- a CDS encoding phage terminase large subunit family protein: MFTPTPVRNKQPSRRKKKVNVTLWTVCSTVSALSVIGAVALMVGWKQQVPGNQISEVQQVKAQVSQIREVYLEKLSRTDYNIDHLSSYSSVEGAPTLTGWRQLAAALWGQQLRGEISRMQANDKSGFYRLHYMPALEIVKFNSLDVLLEAASGNNTFYWGYRKTDGTKVEEKIPTGAAAVLILGKLEAIDYAQNLESQPSVDLNQMLIQIKNAQEPYSLAQAQLLRARGYLDPVEQMAQVADIRERIRQREEQRRMYIQQMKKQLPQPVPNKQPVNKSRG; this comes from the coding sequence ATGTTTACTCCTACACCTGTGCGAAATAAACAGCCAAGTCGCAGAAAGAAAAAGGTAAATGTTACCCTGTGGACGGTTTGTTCAACTGTTAGTGCGCTGTCTGTTATAGGGGCGGTTGCATTGATGGTTGGATGGAAGCAACAGGTTCCAGGTAATCAAATATCGGAGGTACAACAGGTAAAGGCGCAAGTTTCCCAAATTCGGGAAGTGTACTTAGAAAAGCTTTCCCGTACTGACTACAATATAGACCATCTTTCCAGTTACTCCTCAGTCGAGGGTGCGCCTACTCTTACAGGCTGGCGACAGTTGGCGGCGGCATTGTGGGGACAGCAATTGCGGGGTGAAATATCCAGAATGCAGGCTAATGATAAATCTGGGTTTTACCGCCTTCACTATATGCCGGCACTGGAGATAGTTAAATTCAACTCGCTGGATGTTTTACTAGAAGCGGCTTCTGGTAATAATACTTTTTACTGGGGGTACCGCAAAACCGATGGTACGAAAGTTGAGGAGAAGATACCAACTGGTGCGGCTGCTGTTTTGATTTTGGGTAAATTAGAGGCGATTGATTACGCTCAAAACTTGGAATCTCAACCATCGGTTGATCTGAATCAAATGCTAATTCAGATTAAGAATGCTCAAGAACCATATTCTCTTGCACAGGCACAGCTGTTACGAGCGCGGGGGTATTTAGACCCAGTAGAGCAGATGGCACAGGTGGCAGACATCCGCGAGAGAATACGCCAGAGGGAGGAGCAAAGGCGGATGTATATCCAACAAATGAAGAAGCAATTACCTCAGCCAGTTCCTAATAAACAGCCTGTTAATAAATCGAGGGGGTGA